The Thalassophryne amazonica chromosome 6, fThaAma1.1, whole genome shotgun sequence genome includes a region encoding these proteins:
- the nfatc2a gene encoding nuclear factor of activated T-cells, cytoplasmic 2 isoform X1: protein MTSFYDENGLEEELSRIGCPDEDLEFEYLFEYEPPDSSRAADRDDPNLASHKVLSHNSEQAFPLEEASPFGIKSCSPSYSENHSDVLSAYENQEARNYLDSTRPGGLTLSPRIEITPSREHYNHARDSLQNQPINISPRPTLTVPGHDNLAYREPQCLSPASSNSSTSWHSESYSPWASPCVSPTSGQNAGDLCPRLQNIHTGSPRTSPGTSPCTSLAEDGCPGPRSPSPRPGSRSTSPKVKRTYDMYRNPGLVLGHRSRSPSPHGVHDDHNISAHYGTHSSLVDAMNGFGTVQPGLVPTKIVKTSNQVYTLYPENHGEGNYLVSCNQDIKTKAATEPFFVIPPIWSKPLVSSLCSIPVASLPPLEWPIPSRTDQYELHIEVQPKPHHRAHYETEGSRGAVKAPTGGHPVVQLHGYRGKEPLGLQIFIGTADERILKPHAFYQVHRITGKTVTTTSFEKIINGTKVLEIPMEPKNNMKAIIDCAGILKLRNADIELRKGETDVGRKNTRVRLVFRVHIPQPGGQHVSLQVASHPIECSQRSAHELPMVEKQDMDSCSVLGGQQMILTGQNFSSDSKVIFMEKTQDGQQIWEMEATVDKDKSQPNMLFVEVPSYRDPSVCHPVKVNFYVINGKRKRSQPQHFSYTPLASPPIKTEPIDEYEADHMSFGIPQILGISPHSYYHNPRSVIHPDNGLVSGMASCQQGRLSSSLPGQDTHFQQQSSAIVFSRGSKNLSGSTGLYQQTGGLLPDPHRSVLVHTGSSAQSVGQIGAGQQSSIIQFSPTNHHLIRAGDTQPLDAAQPDNQQIIYCDGYSPQSAVSNSPTPSQPHVVLTHPQHFPTVIQQQPFMQKAQQKGRAPPGSGQMEAPEDGQRRVTVKEENLDQAYLDDGELNEIIRKDLTGVQARGQT from the exons aTGACCTCCTTTTATGACGAAAACGGGCTGGAGGAAGAACTCAGTCGAATCGGCTGCCCTGATGAGGATTTGGAGTTTGAGTACCTGTTTGAATATGAACCACCTGACAGCAGCCGCGCAGCAGATCGAG ATGACCCAAACCTTGCATCCCACAAAGTTCTCAGCCACAACTCGGAGCAGGCGTTCCCTCTGGAGGAGGCCTCTCCGTTTGGTATCaagtcctgtagcccatcctacAGCGAGAACCACTCTGATGTTCTCTCAGCATACGAGAACCAAGAGGCCAGGAACTACCTGGACAGCACTCGGCCTGGAGGGCTGACCTTGAGCCCACGCATCGAAATCACTCCCTCCCGCGAGCACTACAACCACGCCCGGGACTCCCTGCAGAACCAGCCCATCAACATTAGCCCCAGACCCACGCTCACTGTGCCCGGCCATGATAACCTTGCCTACCGTGAGCCCCAGTGCCTAAGCCCCGCCAGCAGCAACTCCTCTACCAGCTGGCACTCAGAGAGCTACTCCCCGTGGGCGTCTCCCTGCGTGTCCCCCACCAGCGGTCAGAACGCCGGAGACCTCTGTCCCCGATTACAGAACATCCACACTGGCTCCCCGCGCACCTCCCCGGGCACCTCCCCATGCACCAGTCTAGCTGAGGACGGCTGTCCAGGACCCCGCTCACCCTCGCCCAGACCCGGTTCCCGCTCCACCTCCCCAAAGGTCAAACGCACCTACGACATGTACAGAAATCCAGGCTTAGTCCTCGGGCACCGCTCCCGCAGTCCCTCCCCTCACGGTGTCCATGACGACCACAACATAAGTGCCCACTATGGCACCCACAGCAGCCTTGTCGATGCCATGAACGGCTTTGGCACCGTCCAGCCAGGCTTGGTGCCCACCAAAATAGTCAAGACGTCCAACCAGGTTTACACTCTTTACCCAGAGAACCATGGCGAAGGGAACTACTTGGTGTCCTGCAACCAGGACATAAAAACCAAAGCTGCCACAGAGCCTTTCTTTGTTATCCCACCAATCTGGTCTAAGCCACTGGTTTCCAGCCTCTGCAG CATCCCCGTGGCCTCCCTCCCACCCCTGGAATGGCCGATTCCCAGTCGCACAGACCAATATGAACTCCACATCGAGGTGCAGCCAAAGCCACATCACAGAGCTCACTACGAGACGGAGGGCAGCCGCGGAGCCGTCAAAGCCCCCACAGGGGGGCACCCCGTGGTGCAG TTACATGGCTACAGGGGAAAGGAGCCGCTTGGACTGCAGATCTTCATTGGCACAGCGGACGAACGCATCCTAAAACCTCACGCCTTCTACCAAGTCCACCGCATCACTGGCAAGACAGTTACTACCACCAGCTTTGAGAAGATCATCAATGGCACCAAAGTACTGGAGATCCCAATGGAGCCAAAGAACAACATGAAAGCAAT AATCGACTGTGCGGGGATCCTGAAGCTCAGGAACGCCGACATCGAGCTGAGGAAAGGCGAGACGGATGTCGGACGGAAAAACACGCGTGTTCGTCTGGTGTTTCGCGTGCACATACCTCAGCCTGGGGGTCAGCACGTTTCTCTCCAAGTGGCTTCTCATCCTATCGAGTGCT CCCAGCGCTCAGCTCATGAGCTTCCCATGGTGGAGAAGCAGGACATGGACAGCTGCTCGGTCCTTGGAGGACAGCAGATGATCCTGACTGGCCAGAACTTTAGTTCTGAttccaaagtcatttttatggaaAAGACTCAGG atGGGCAGCAAATTTGGGAAATGGAAGCAACAGTGGATAAGGACAAGAGTCAGCCT AATATGCTGTTTGTTGAGGTGCCGTCCTACAGAGATCCGTCCGTCTGCCATCCAGTCAAAGTGAATTTCTACGTTATCAACGGCAAGAGGAAGCGCAGCCAGCCTCAGCACTTCAGCTACACGCCACTGGCAT CTCCACCCATTAAGACTGAGCCCATAGATGAGTATGAGGCAGACCACATGAGCTTTGGCATACCTCAGATCTTGGGCATATCCCCTCATTCCTACTATCACAACCCTCGCAGTGTTATCCATCCAGACAATGGCCTGGTTTCGGGCATGGCTTCTTGCCAGCAGGGGCGCCTCAGTTCCAGCCTTCCAGGCCAAGATACACATTTCCAGCAGCAGAGCTCGGCCATCGTCTTCTCCCGCGGGAGCAAGAACCTGAGTGGCAGCACCGGCCTTTATCAGCAGACTGGAGGCTTGTTACCTGACCCTCACCGATCAGTCCTGGTCCACACCGGTTCTTCAGCTCAATCAGTTGGCCAAATTGGCGCAGGCCAACAGTCTTCAATCATCCAGTTCTCCCCCACCAACCACCACCTGATTCGGGCAGGAGACACTCAACCTCTTGATGCTGCACAACCGGACAACCAACAGATCATCTACTGTGATGGCTACTCTCCGCAATCAGCCGTCAGCAACTCGCCGACGCCGTCCCAGCCCCATGTGGTGTTGACCCATCCTCAGCACTTTCCCACCGTGATCCAGCAGCAACCTTTCATGCAAAAAGCCCAGCAGAAAGGTCGGGCTCCACCTGGCTCGGGACAGATGGAGGCTCCAGAGGATGGACAGAGGAGGGTGACAGTCAAGGAGGAGAATTTGGACCAGGCCTACCTAGATGATGGTGAGT
- the nfatc2a gene encoding nuclear factor of activated T-cells, cytoplasmic 2 isoform X3: MFKETWRLAQYHTMRSMDQDDPNLASHKVLSHNSEQAFPLEEASPFGIKSCSPSYSENHSDVLSAYENQEARNYLDSTRPGGLTLSPRIEITPSREHYNHARDSLQNQPINISPRPTLTVPGHDNLAYREPQCLSPASSNSSTSWHSESYSPWASPCVSPTSGQNAGDLCPRLQNIHTGSPRTSPGTSPCTSLAEDGCPGPRSPSPRPGSRSTSPKVKRTYDMYRNPGLVLGHRSRSPSPHGVHDDHNISAHYGTHSSLVDAMNGFGTVQPGLVPTKIVKTSNQVYTLYPENHGEGNYLVSCNQDIKTKAATEPFFVIPPIWSKPLVSSLCSIPVASLPPLEWPIPSRTDQYELHIEVQPKPHHRAHYETEGSRGAVKAPTGGHPVVQLHGYRGKEPLGLQIFIGTADERILKPHAFYQVHRITGKTVTTTSFEKIINGTKVLEIPMEPKNNMKAIIDCAGILKLRNADIELRKGETDVGRKNTRVRLVFRVHIPQPGGQHVSLQVASHPIECSQRSAHELPMVEKQDMDSCSVLGGQQMILTGQNFSSDSKVIFMEKTQDGQQIWEMEATVDKDKSQPNMLFVEVPSYRDPSVCHPVKVNFYVINGKRKRSQPQHFSYTPLASPPIKTEPIDEYEADHMSFGIPQILGISPHSYYHNPRSVIHPDNGLVSGMASCQQGRLSSSLPGQDTHFQQQSSAIVFSRGSKNLSGSTGLYQQTGGLLPDPHRSVLVHTGSSAQSVGQIGAGQQSSIIQFSPTNHHLIRAGDTQPLDAAQPDNQQIIYCDGYSPQSAVSNSPTPSQPHVVLTHPQHFPTVIQQQPFMQKAQQKGRAPPGSGQMEAPEDGQRRVTVKEENLDQAYLDDGELNEIIRKDLTGVQARGQT; encoded by the exons ATGTTTAAAGAGACTTGGAGGCTGGCACAGTACCACACCATGAGGTCGATGGATCAAG ATGACCCAAACCTTGCATCCCACAAAGTTCTCAGCCACAACTCGGAGCAGGCGTTCCCTCTGGAGGAGGCCTCTCCGTTTGGTATCaagtcctgtagcccatcctacAGCGAGAACCACTCTGATGTTCTCTCAGCATACGAGAACCAAGAGGCCAGGAACTACCTGGACAGCACTCGGCCTGGAGGGCTGACCTTGAGCCCACGCATCGAAATCACTCCCTCCCGCGAGCACTACAACCACGCCCGGGACTCCCTGCAGAACCAGCCCATCAACATTAGCCCCAGACCCACGCTCACTGTGCCCGGCCATGATAACCTTGCCTACCGTGAGCCCCAGTGCCTAAGCCCCGCCAGCAGCAACTCCTCTACCAGCTGGCACTCAGAGAGCTACTCCCCGTGGGCGTCTCCCTGCGTGTCCCCCACCAGCGGTCAGAACGCCGGAGACCTCTGTCCCCGATTACAGAACATCCACACTGGCTCCCCGCGCACCTCCCCGGGCACCTCCCCATGCACCAGTCTAGCTGAGGACGGCTGTCCAGGACCCCGCTCACCCTCGCCCAGACCCGGTTCCCGCTCCACCTCCCCAAAGGTCAAACGCACCTACGACATGTACAGAAATCCAGGCTTAGTCCTCGGGCACCGCTCCCGCAGTCCCTCCCCTCACGGTGTCCATGACGACCACAACATAAGTGCCCACTATGGCACCCACAGCAGCCTTGTCGATGCCATGAACGGCTTTGGCACCGTCCAGCCAGGCTTGGTGCCCACCAAAATAGTCAAGACGTCCAACCAGGTTTACACTCTTTACCCAGAGAACCATGGCGAAGGGAACTACTTGGTGTCCTGCAACCAGGACATAAAAACCAAAGCTGCCACAGAGCCTTTCTTTGTTATCCCACCAATCTGGTCTAAGCCACTGGTTTCCAGCCTCTGCAG CATCCCCGTGGCCTCCCTCCCACCCCTGGAATGGCCGATTCCCAGTCGCACAGACCAATATGAACTCCACATCGAGGTGCAGCCAAAGCCACATCACAGAGCTCACTACGAGACGGAGGGCAGCCGCGGAGCCGTCAAAGCCCCCACAGGGGGGCACCCCGTGGTGCAG TTACATGGCTACAGGGGAAAGGAGCCGCTTGGACTGCAGATCTTCATTGGCACAGCGGACGAACGCATCCTAAAACCTCACGCCTTCTACCAAGTCCACCGCATCACTGGCAAGACAGTTACTACCACCAGCTTTGAGAAGATCATCAATGGCACCAAAGTACTGGAGATCCCAATGGAGCCAAAGAACAACATGAAAGCAAT AATCGACTGTGCGGGGATCCTGAAGCTCAGGAACGCCGACATCGAGCTGAGGAAAGGCGAGACGGATGTCGGACGGAAAAACACGCGTGTTCGTCTGGTGTTTCGCGTGCACATACCTCAGCCTGGGGGTCAGCACGTTTCTCTCCAAGTGGCTTCTCATCCTATCGAGTGCT CCCAGCGCTCAGCTCATGAGCTTCCCATGGTGGAGAAGCAGGACATGGACAGCTGCTCGGTCCTTGGAGGACAGCAGATGATCCTGACTGGCCAGAACTTTAGTTCTGAttccaaagtcatttttatggaaAAGACTCAGG atGGGCAGCAAATTTGGGAAATGGAAGCAACAGTGGATAAGGACAAGAGTCAGCCT AATATGCTGTTTGTTGAGGTGCCGTCCTACAGAGATCCGTCCGTCTGCCATCCAGTCAAAGTGAATTTCTACGTTATCAACGGCAAGAGGAAGCGCAGCCAGCCTCAGCACTTCAGCTACACGCCACTGGCAT CTCCACCCATTAAGACTGAGCCCATAGATGAGTATGAGGCAGACCACATGAGCTTTGGCATACCTCAGATCTTGGGCATATCCCCTCATTCCTACTATCACAACCCTCGCAGTGTTATCCATCCAGACAATGGCCTGGTTTCGGGCATGGCTTCTTGCCAGCAGGGGCGCCTCAGTTCCAGCCTTCCAGGCCAAGATACACATTTCCAGCAGCAGAGCTCGGCCATCGTCTTCTCCCGCGGGAGCAAGAACCTGAGTGGCAGCACCGGCCTTTATCAGCAGACTGGAGGCTTGTTACCTGACCCTCACCGATCAGTCCTGGTCCACACCGGTTCTTCAGCTCAATCAGTTGGCCAAATTGGCGCAGGCCAACAGTCTTCAATCATCCAGTTCTCCCCCACCAACCACCACCTGATTCGGGCAGGAGACACTCAACCTCTTGATGCTGCACAACCGGACAACCAACAGATCATCTACTGTGATGGCTACTCTCCGCAATCAGCCGTCAGCAACTCGCCGACGCCGTCCCAGCCCCATGTGGTGTTGACCCATCCTCAGCACTTTCCCACCGTGATCCAGCAGCAACCTTTCATGCAAAAAGCCCAGCAGAAAGGTCGGGCTCCACCTGGCTCGGGACAGATGGAGGCTCCAGAGGATGGACAGAGGAGGGTGACAGTCAAGGAGGAGAATTTGGACCAGGCCTACCTAGATGATGGTGAGT
- the nfatc2a gene encoding nuclear factor of activated T-cells, cytoplasmic 2 isoform X2, which produces MTSFYDENGLEEELSRIGCPDEDLEFEYLFEYEPPDSSRAADRDDPNLASHKVLSHNSEQAFPLEEASPFGIKSCSPSYSENHSDVLSAYENQEARNYLDSTRPGGLTLSPRIEITPSREHYNHARDSLQNQPINISPRPTLTVPGHDNLAYREPQCLSPASSNSSTSWHSESYSPWASPCVSPTSGQNAGDLCPRLQNIHTGSPRTSPGTSPCTSLAEDGCPGPRSPSPRPGSRSTSPKVKRTYDMYRNPGLVLGHRSRSPSPHGVHDDHNISAHYGTHSSLVDAMNGFGTVQPGLVPTKIVKTSNQVYTLYPENHGEGNYLVSCNQDIKTKAATEPFFVIPPIWSKPLVSSLCSIPVASLPPLEWPIPSRTDQYELHIEVQPKPHHRAHYETEGSRGAVKAPTGGHPVVQLHGYRGKEPLGLQIFIGTADERILKPHAFYQVHRITGKTVTTTSFEKIINGTKVLEIPMEPKNNMKAIIDCAGILKLRNADIELRKGETDVGRKNTRVRLVFRVHIPQPGGQHVSLQVASHPIECSQRSAHELPMVEKQDMDSCSVLGGQQMILTGQNFSSDSKVIFMEKTQDGQQIWEMEATVDKDKSQPNMLFVEVPSYRDPSVCHPVKVNFYVINGKRKRSQPQHFSYTPLASPPIKTEPIDEYEADHMSFGIPQILGISPHSYYHNPRSVIHPDNGLVSGMASCQQGRLSSSLPGQDTHFQQQSSAIVFSRGSKNLSGSTGLYQQTGGLLPDPHRSVLVHTGSSAQSVGQIGAGQQSSIIQFSPTNHHLIRAGDTQPLDAAQPDNQQIIYCDGYSPQSAVSNSPTPSQPHVVLTHPQHFPTVIQQQPFMQKAQQKGRAPPGSGQMEAPEDGQRRVTVKEENLDQAYLDDVNEIIRKDLTGVQARGQT; this is translated from the exons aTGACCTCCTTTTATGACGAAAACGGGCTGGAGGAAGAACTCAGTCGAATCGGCTGCCCTGATGAGGATTTGGAGTTTGAGTACCTGTTTGAATATGAACCACCTGACAGCAGCCGCGCAGCAGATCGAG ATGACCCAAACCTTGCATCCCACAAAGTTCTCAGCCACAACTCGGAGCAGGCGTTCCCTCTGGAGGAGGCCTCTCCGTTTGGTATCaagtcctgtagcccatcctacAGCGAGAACCACTCTGATGTTCTCTCAGCATACGAGAACCAAGAGGCCAGGAACTACCTGGACAGCACTCGGCCTGGAGGGCTGACCTTGAGCCCACGCATCGAAATCACTCCCTCCCGCGAGCACTACAACCACGCCCGGGACTCCCTGCAGAACCAGCCCATCAACATTAGCCCCAGACCCACGCTCACTGTGCCCGGCCATGATAACCTTGCCTACCGTGAGCCCCAGTGCCTAAGCCCCGCCAGCAGCAACTCCTCTACCAGCTGGCACTCAGAGAGCTACTCCCCGTGGGCGTCTCCCTGCGTGTCCCCCACCAGCGGTCAGAACGCCGGAGACCTCTGTCCCCGATTACAGAACATCCACACTGGCTCCCCGCGCACCTCCCCGGGCACCTCCCCATGCACCAGTCTAGCTGAGGACGGCTGTCCAGGACCCCGCTCACCCTCGCCCAGACCCGGTTCCCGCTCCACCTCCCCAAAGGTCAAACGCACCTACGACATGTACAGAAATCCAGGCTTAGTCCTCGGGCACCGCTCCCGCAGTCCCTCCCCTCACGGTGTCCATGACGACCACAACATAAGTGCCCACTATGGCACCCACAGCAGCCTTGTCGATGCCATGAACGGCTTTGGCACCGTCCAGCCAGGCTTGGTGCCCACCAAAATAGTCAAGACGTCCAACCAGGTTTACACTCTTTACCCAGAGAACCATGGCGAAGGGAACTACTTGGTGTCCTGCAACCAGGACATAAAAACCAAAGCTGCCACAGAGCCTTTCTTTGTTATCCCACCAATCTGGTCTAAGCCACTGGTTTCCAGCCTCTGCAG CATCCCCGTGGCCTCCCTCCCACCCCTGGAATGGCCGATTCCCAGTCGCACAGACCAATATGAACTCCACATCGAGGTGCAGCCAAAGCCACATCACAGAGCTCACTACGAGACGGAGGGCAGCCGCGGAGCCGTCAAAGCCCCCACAGGGGGGCACCCCGTGGTGCAG TTACATGGCTACAGGGGAAAGGAGCCGCTTGGACTGCAGATCTTCATTGGCACAGCGGACGAACGCATCCTAAAACCTCACGCCTTCTACCAAGTCCACCGCATCACTGGCAAGACAGTTACTACCACCAGCTTTGAGAAGATCATCAATGGCACCAAAGTACTGGAGATCCCAATGGAGCCAAAGAACAACATGAAAGCAAT AATCGACTGTGCGGGGATCCTGAAGCTCAGGAACGCCGACATCGAGCTGAGGAAAGGCGAGACGGATGTCGGACGGAAAAACACGCGTGTTCGTCTGGTGTTTCGCGTGCACATACCTCAGCCTGGGGGTCAGCACGTTTCTCTCCAAGTGGCTTCTCATCCTATCGAGTGCT CCCAGCGCTCAGCTCATGAGCTTCCCATGGTGGAGAAGCAGGACATGGACAGCTGCTCGGTCCTTGGAGGACAGCAGATGATCCTGACTGGCCAGAACTTTAGTTCTGAttccaaagtcatttttatggaaAAGACTCAGG atGGGCAGCAAATTTGGGAAATGGAAGCAACAGTGGATAAGGACAAGAGTCAGCCT AATATGCTGTTTGTTGAGGTGCCGTCCTACAGAGATCCGTCCGTCTGCCATCCAGTCAAAGTGAATTTCTACGTTATCAACGGCAAGAGGAAGCGCAGCCAGCCTCAGCACTTCAGCTACACGCCACTGGCAT CTCCACCCATTAAGACTGAGCCCATAGATGAGTATGAGGCAGACCACATGAGCTTTGGCATACCTCAGATCTTGGGCATATCCCCTCATTCCTACTATCACAACCCTCGCAGTGTTATCCATCCAGACAATGGCCTGGTTTCGGGCATGGCTTCTTGCCAGCAGGGGCGCCTCAGTTCCAGCCTTCCAGGCCAAGATACACATTTCCAGCAGCAGAGCTCGGCCATCGTCTTCTCCCGCGGGAGCAAGAACCTGAGTGGCAGCACCGGCCTTTATCAGCAGACTGGAGGCTTGTTACCTGACCCTCACCGATCAGTCCTGGTCCACACCGGTTCTTCAGCTCAATCAGTTGGCCAAATTGGCGCAGGCCAACAGTCTTCAATCATCCAGTTCTCCCCCACCAACCACCACCTGATTCGGGCAGGAGACACTCAACCTCTTGATGCTGCACAACCGGACAACCAACAGATCATCTACTGTGATGGCTACTCTCCGCAATCAGCCGTCAGCAACTCGCCGACGCCGTCCCAGCCCCATGTGGTGTTGACCCATCCTCAGCACTTTCCCACCGTGATCCAGCAGCAACCTTTCATGCAAAAAGCCCAGCAGAAAGGTCGGGCTCCACCTGGCTCGGGACAGATGGAGGCTCCAGAGGATGGACAGAGGAGGGTGACAGTCAAGGAGGAGAATTTGGACCAGGCCTACCTAGATGATG